In Methanothermobacter sp., the following are encoded in one genomic region:
- the rnhB gene encoding ribonuclease HII, translating to MKVLGIDEAGRGPVIGPLVVAGVMIPERKFSILRKMGIRDSKKLTPERRKFLARKIRRISRVFTVKISASDIDRMREKGFNLNEIEKIAIKRIIAEAQPESVIIDSVDVKPERLAEEIRSHFGDIEVKAEHGADAKYYPVAAASIIAKVERDLEIERIQKLNRKLGDMGSGYPSDPRTRAFLESFRYDELPDFVRKSWATVQKRRKN from the coding sequence ATGAAGGTTCTTGGAATTGATGAGGCGGGAAGGGGTCCTGTAATAGGTCCCCTTGTCGTGGCGGGTGTCATGATCCCTGAGAGGAAGTTCTCGATACTCAGGAAAATGGGTATAAGGGACTCAAAGAAGCTCACACCCGAGAGGAGAAAATTTCTCGCCCGAAAGATAAGAAGGATCTCAAGGGTGTTCACGGTTAAGATATCTGCATCGGATATTGACAGGATGCGTGAGAAGGGCTTTAACCTCAATGAGATAGAGAAGATAGCAATAAAGAGGATAATAGCCGAAGCACAGCCGGAATCTGTCATCATAGATTCTGTGGACGTTAAACCGGAGAGGCTGGCGGAGGAGATAAGGTCCCACTTCGGGGACATCGAGGTGAAGGCGGAGCACGGTGCAGATGCAAAGTATTACCCAGTTGCAGCGGCTTCAATAATCGCCAAGGTTGAAAGGGACCTTGAAATAGAGAGGATACAGAAGCTGAACAGAAAACTGGGGGACATGGGTTCCGGTTATCCCAGCGACCCACGCACCAGGGCTTTTCTGGAATCATTCCGTTACGATGAACTCCCGGACTTTGTGAGGAAGTCATGGGCCACTGTCCAGAAGAGGAGGAAAAACTGA
- a CDS encoding rod shape-determining protein: MFSFGKKKSEEKPERKSAITNTLGIDLGTLNTVVAKPAGDKFDIYKIPSVVAVKKEDPSYVLAVGEEAKMMLGRTPEDIIAVRPLRKGVIESVAQAEALLVYAMEMGAGDSESIDRIVIGIPGDASEVERNAVEEIGRKAGANYVLVISEGLAAAIGAGLPIAEASGTMVVDIGAGSSDIVVISLGGITDIETIRVGGDDIDTNLVELVKEKYNVEIGIHEAEKAKIEVGMVKCKEDLENLKTVVIGKCMETNKPKKVEIDSEMVAEAAEPVVKGIVDSIAAVLERLSPELISGVYNKTVVVGGTSQLRGLRERILDEVGIPAEISDDPMTVVAKGAAIVAAEPRALEPEVRLKAMK, translated from the coding sequence ATGTTTTCATTTGGAAAGAAAAAATCTGAAGAGAAACCGGAAAGGAAGAGTGCAATCACCAATACACTCGGAATAGACCTGGGTACCCTCAACACCGTGGTTGCCAAACCAGCAGGGGATAAATTTGATATCTACAAGATTCCCTCTGTGGTGGCCGTCAAGAAGGAGGACCCATCATATGTCCTTGCAGTGGGTGAAGAGGCAAAGATGATGCTGGGAAGAACACCTGAGGACATAATCGCTGTGAGACCACTGAGGAAGGGTGTTATTGAGAGCGTTGCACAGGCAGAGGCCCTCCTTGTATATGCAATGGAGATGGGGGCGGGAGATTCTGAGTCCATTGACAGGATAGTTATAGGTATACCCGGGGATGCCTCAGAGGTTGAAAGAAACGCTGTTGAGGAAATAGGAAGGAAGGCCGGGGCAAATTATGTCCTGGTTATAAGTGAGGGCCTTGCAGCCGCCATAGGGGCCGGGCTGCCCATAGCAGAGGCATCAGGGACCATGGTTGTTGACATAGGGGCCGGTTCAAGTGACATTGTCGTGATATCCCTTGGAGGCATAACCGACATTGAGACAATCCGGGTCGGCGGGGATGATATTGACACCAACCTTGTTGAACTGGTGAAGGAGAAGTACAATGTTGAGATAGGCATCCATGAGGCAGAGAAGGCAAAGATAGAGGTTGGGATGGTCAAGTGTAAGGAGGATCTTGAAAACCTAAAAACGGTGGTTATAGGTAAATGCATGGAGACAAACAAACCTAAAAAGGTTGAAATTGACTCTGAAATGGTTGCAGAGGCTGCTGAGCCCGTTGTAAAGGGTATAGTGGACTCCATAGCAGCGGTACTTGAAAGGCTCTCACCTGAACTCATCTCAGGGGTCTACAACAAGACGGTTGTTGTGGGTGGAACCTCACAGCTCAGGGGTCTCAGGGAGAGGATACTGGACGAGGTTGGCATTCCTGCCGAGATATCAGATGACCCCATGACAGTGGTTGCCAAGGGAGCCGCAATAGTTGCTGCAGAGCCGAGGGCACTTGAACCTGAGGTAAGGCTCAAGGCAATGAAATAA
- a CDS encoding archaetidylserine decarboxylase, with the protein MFVKGVAKRASFLISVATIPFLLGYHAVSILMFTLIAFMMQFFRDPERNIPSEDNLIVAPADGRRLSGGIDRIKRVGSDYPLIDRIFPDSEAGILISTFMSPFDVHVNRSPVSGRVIYTEHLDGKFRIARSRVLTENERNLIVIETEHGNVGVVQIAGFIARRIVQYVNEGDHVERGGRIGMIRFGSRVDLILPENCEVLVKTGSKPVAGETVLARFIENEADHN; encoded by the coding sequence GTGTTTGTGAAGGGAGTTGCAAAAAGGGCCAGTTTCCTCATAAGTGTGGCCACCATACCATTTCTTCTGGGCTACCACGCTGTCAGTATACTCATGTTCACCCTCATAGCCTTCATGATGCAGTTCTTCAGGGACCCTGAAAGGAATATCCCCTCTGAAGATAACCTCATCGTCGCCCCCGCAGATGGAAGGCGCTTATCTGGTGGTATAGACCGCATAAAGAGGGTTGGGTCAGATTACCCCCTTATTGACAGGATATTCCCCGATAGTGAGGCGGGTATTCTCATAAGCACCTTCATGTCGCCATTTGATGTCCATGTTAACCGGTCACCAGTATCAGGGAGGGTGATATACACGGAGCACCTTGACGGCAAATTCAGGATTGCACGTTCACGTGTCCTCACCGAAAATGAAAGGAACCTGATCGTGATAGAAACAGAGCATGGTAATGTTGGGGTGGTGCAGATAGCAGGGTTCATTGCAAGGAGGATCGTTCAGTACGTCAATGAGGGGGACCATGTTGAGAGGGGGGGCCGTATAGGTATGATAAGGTTCGGCTCAAGGGTCGACCTCATACTGCCAGAAAACTGTGAGGTGCTTGTGAAGACAGGTTCAAAACCAGTTGCCGGGGAGACCGTGCTCGCAAGGTTCATAGAAAATGAGGCTGACCACAATTAA
- a CDS encoding archaetidylserine synthase, with translation MNNKKITSFISLPDLLSILNASSGYFSILMSIQGAFSAASILMLLAVIFDSLDGWVARQTGRVDIHGFGKNMDSLSDVISFGVAPAILIYLTSADFRYINILVGLLIVICGILRLSRFNVLTGGGKNFTGLPIPVAAVVVSSFYLTGFYSEKVVGALMLAVSILMVSSIEYSRVGNRMAPVAFMLIMATILTGIIGMAAAPAAIMLFMATVAYIAVPITPMRRDLNA, from the coding sequence ATGAATAACAAGAAAATAACATCCTTCATATCATTACCTGATCTTTTATCGATTTTAAATGCCTCATCAGGCTATTTTTCCATTTTAATGTCCATTCAGGGGGCATTTAGTGCTGCATCTATTCTTATGCTCTTGGCTGTCATTTTCGATTCGCTTGATGGGTGGGTCGCACGTCAAACTGGTAGAGTTGATATTCATGGATTTGGCAAAAACATGGACTCCCTTTCGGATGTAATCTCATTTGGTGTTGCCCCAGCCATCCTTATCTACCTAACAAGTGCCGATTTTCGATATATTAATATATTAGTAGGTCTCTTAATAGTAATATGTGGCATACTGAGACTCTCAAGGTTCAATGTTCTCACAGGGGGTGGGAAGAACTTCACGGGACTTCCAATACCCGTGGCGGCGGTTGTTGTATCATCATTTTATCTCACAGGATTCTACAGTGAGAAGGTTGTAGGGGCCCTGATGCTAGCTGTCAGTATCCTCATGGTCAGCAGCATCGAATACTCGCGTGTGGGGAATAGAATGGCCCCTGTTGCCTTCATGCTCATAATGGCAACAATTTTAACAGGCATAATTGGAATGGCCGCTGCTCCAGCAGCTATCATGCTTTTCATGGCCACTGTGGCATACATTGCAGTGCCTATAACACCAATGAGACGTGATCTGAATGCTTGA
- a CDS encoding DUF515 domain-containing protein — MLDKIKGNDREKKNNPPDLRKNNRKDDSKIGDKLKGLVGKFSGGEGSDKKKPRPMPKPKPRLKSPEKPKARKTPEKPLKGGEKPKPRLTPPPKRPGGPSGGIGRKIPDEDQKTLVGALVFGVILMVLAGAGYYFLVYQPYQEVLQNAKATKIAEVDALFKGPLATDPQKQAILAQIDAAVTPEEALAVDVVGPATQSWRTYQNQQINIKKDRVGRVMVNYTDNGQEKRVIMKVADAKKFVSQADATVLANTQIQTPDTVAVPIMITRLQAAGGLISVGNMVDVYLNQNATENNTSSAASTPRISGATVLAILRSRDSGTVDARILNTQRLTLNTITSQSENERTSSTDVEQLLRAAASGGLNEAEINAILQNYGIRLSNYERSTNLGELDANYLIILEVPREDVLFLIQNMNSIVLTVPTQNAPDWMIRELQSIYG; from the coding sequence ATGCTTGATAAGATTAAAGGTAATGACAGGGAGAAAAAGAATAATCCTCCTGATCTCCGGAAGAACAACAGAAAAGATGACTCGAAAATTGGGGATAAACTCAAGGGACTTGTGGGTAAATTCAGTGGCGGTGAGGGCTCAGATAAGAAAAAACCCAGGCCCATGCCAAAACCCAAGCCCCGGCTGAAATCCCCTGAAAAGCCAAAGGCCAGGAAAACCCCTGAAAAACCTCTCAAGGGTGGTGAAAAGCCTAAACCCAGACTTACACCACCACCCAAGCGACCTGGAGGTCCATCGGGAGGTATAGGTCGAAAAATCCCGGACGAAGATCAGAAAACCCTTGTTGGCGCCCTCGTATTTGGTGTTATTCTCATGGTCCTAGCTGGTGCAGGCTATTACTTCCTGGTCTACCAGCCATACCAGGAGGTGCTGCAGAACGCCAAGGCCACAAAGATCGCTGAGGTGGACGCACTCTTCAAGGGTCCCCTTGCAACCGATCCCCAGAAGCAGGCCATCCTTGCACAGATAGATGCCGCTGTTACACCAGAGGAGGCCCTGGCGGTTGACGTTGTGGGTCCCGCAACACAGTCATGGCGTACCTATCAGAACCAGCAGATAAATATAAAGAAGGACCGTGTCGGCAGGGTTATGGTTAATTACACGGATAACGGCCAGGAGAAGCGTGTGATAATGAAGGTGGCTGATGCAAAGAAATTTGTGAGTCAGGCCGATGCGACCGTGCTTGCAAATACGCAGATCCAGACCCCTGATACCGTTGCTGTGCCAATAATGATCACAAGACTGCAGGCTGCAGGCGGCCTTATAAGTGTCGGTAACATGGTCGACGTCTACCTCAACCAGAACGCCACCGAGAACAATACATCATCTGCAGCATCAACTCCAAGGATAAGCGGGGCGACTGTACTTGCGATTCTCAGATCCAGGGACAGTGGAACAGTTGACGCACGCATACTAAACACTCAGAGGTTAACACTAAACACAATAACCTCTCAGAGTGAGAATGAGAGGACATCATCAACAGATGTGGAGCAACTCCTGCGGGCGGCTGCCTCAGGTGGTCTGAATGAAGCCGAGATCAATGCTATACTCCAGAACTACGGTATAAGACTATCCAACTATGAGAGGTCAACAAATCTGGGGGAGCTTGATGCCAACTACCTCATAATACTCGAGGTCCCAAGGGAGGATGTCCTCTTCCTGATACAGAACATGAACAGCATCGTTCTGACCGTGCCAACACAGAACGCCCCTGACTGGATGATAAGGGAGCTGCAGAGCATATACGGCTGA
- a CDS encoding sortase, translating to MRLATFLIIAGMFIVSLYALLEVSFYSSQVIVQNPDIRAPFIEIPSINLQETINNRSVFYGVYHEPMSYPPGNRTVILFGHRTLYGSPFLNLDKLKPGDEVNLNWPGVGLATYRVNRSFIVPASYQISVNQGARLFLITCHPLGSTRERLIVECQLEDIKAYQRNIKVENPKRYYAILIILGFLGGGLLITRLCHVYEDRRILLAAVISLTIFLLLGYIFPIPPEFISEKLIEFNSIFGL from the coding sequence ATGAGGCTGGCAACTTTTCTTATAATTGCAGGCATGTTCATAGTGTCACTCTACGCCCTTCTTGAGGTGAGTTTCTACTCCTCACAGGTAATTGTTCAGAACCCTGATATCAGGGCTCCGTTCATTGAGATACCATCCATTAACCTTCAGGAGACCATCAACAACCGATCCGTTTTCTATGGAGTCTACCATGAACCCATGTCCTATCCCCCTGGTAACAGAACCGTCATACTCTTCGGGCACAGGACACTCTACGGCTCACCCTTCCTGAACCTCGATAAGTTGAAGCCAGGGGATGAGGTCAACCTTAACTGGCCTGGTGTTGGCCTTGCGACTTACAGGGTTAATCGATCATTCATCGTGCCAGCATCCTACCAGATCTCAGTGAATCAGGGAGCGAGGCTATTTCTCATCACATGCCACCCCCTCGGGTCGACGAGGGAGAGGCTGATAGTGGAGTGTCAGCTTGAGGACATTAAGGCCTACCAGAGAAACATCAAGGTGGAAAACCCCAAGAGGTACTATGCGATCCTCATAATACTTGGATTCCTTGGGGGTGGCCTTCTGATCACCAGACTCTGTCATGTTTATGAAGATAGGAGGATTCTCCTTGCAGCGGTAATAAGCCTCACAATCTTCCTGCTGCTGGGGTACATCTTCCCGATCCCCCCAGAATTCATATCAGAGAAGCTCATTGAATTCAACAGTATATTTGGACTTTAG
- a CDS encoding dihydroneopterin aldolase family protein, whose amino-acid sequence MREPGEEYFSNLSDRERAIFEGGISMGALFHQFVGTPVNLETVEVLEGAIAESIKLQPAIRDAEVNIDRDMVRDAAGEFGYVSLTGEMLRVRLTVEYGSSRITVCLEYLDELRYPLMYVKD is encoded by the coding sequence ATGAGAGAACCAGGAGAAGAGTACTTTTCAAATCTATCAGATAGGGAAAGGGCCATATTTGAGGGCGGCATAAGTATGGGTGCCCTCTTCCACCAGTTCGTTGGAACCCCTGTTAACCTTGAAACCGTTGAGGTCCTTGAGGGTGCAATTGCGGAATCCATAAAGCTCCAGCCGGCAATCAGGGATGCTGAGGTCAATATAGACAGGGACATGGTAAGGGATGCTGCTGGAGAATTCGGTTATGTCTCCCTCACCGGCGAGATGCTAAGGGTGAGGTTAACAGTGGAATATGGTTCATCAAGGATAACTGTCTGCCTCGAGTACCTTGATGAACTGAGATATCCGCTCATGTATGTGAAGGATTGA
- a CDS encoding ferredoxin family protein: MIKIDSDLCKGCDICREFCPEGVYVRSEELNRKGVHEPIPKNLDKCTGCKLCMLMCPDQAIVVYDDD; this comes from the coding sequence ATGATAAAGATAGATTCAGATCTCTGTAAGGGATGCGACATATGCAGGGAGTTCTGCCCTGAAGGGGTTTATGTCAGGTCAGAGGAACTCAACAGAAAGGGCGTACATGAACCCATCCCTAAAAATCTGGATAAATGTACGGGATGCAAGCTATGCATGCTAATGTGTCCTGATCAGGCAATAGTGGTGTATGACGATGACTGA